A single window of Gopherus flavomarginatus isolate rGopFla2 chromosome 15, rGopFla2.mat.asm, whole genome shotgun sequence DNA harbors:
- the LOC127034706 gene encoding leukemia inhibitory factor-like: protein MKFIPAGVVPLLLMIHCRLMVGMPLQVNLPSSMCENTHVCKPNVAEQTRKLVVLLNATAQDLFSIYLDRQGDPFSSHLDELCNANGTNFPDFHVNRTSRTKEIMVALYKVFAFLNASLGNITRDQEELNPTAKELLERLHNTTKTTRGLISNLTCLLCTDYKVSQVDVTYGKSSKSMNVFKKKQQGCQVLRRYVQVVSQAAQVLLPHLSQA, encoded by the exons ATGAAGTTCATTCCAGCAG gtgttgtccccttgctgttGATGATCCACTGCAGATTGATGGTTGGCATGCCACTGCAAGTGAACCTCCCCAGCTCCATGTGTGAAAACACGCACGTATGCAAACCCAACGTGGCCGAGCAGACCCGGAAGCTAGTGGTGCTGCTCAATGCGACGGCTCAGGATCTCTTCAGCATCTAT CTGGACCGCCAAGGTGACCCATTCAGCAGCCACCTGGATGAACTCTGCAATGCCAACGGAACCAACTTCCCTGACTTCCACGTGAACCGAACCAGCCGTACGAAGGAGATCATGGTGGCCTTATACAAGGTCTTTGCCTTCCTGAACGCCTCACTGGGCAACATCACCAGGGACCAGGAGGAGCTTAACCCCACGGCCAAGGAGCTACTGGAGCGGCTCCACAACACCACCAAGACCACGCGGGGCCTGATCTCCAACCTGACCTGCCTGCTGTGCACCGACTACAAGGTCTCCCAGGTGGACGTTACCTACGGCAAGAGCAGTAAGAGCATGAACGTCTTCAAGAAGAAGCAGCAGGGCTGCCAGGTGCTGAGGAGGTACGTGCAGGTCGTCTCCCAGGCGGCACAGGTCCTGCTACCTCACCTCTCGCAGGCATGA